Within the Pseudomonas putida genome, the region GCCACCTTGGCCCACCAGGCCAGCCACGACAGCCTCACCGGCCTGCACAACCGTGCGTTCTTCGAGGGCCGGCTCAACCGCAGCGTGCGCAATGCCGCCCGGCAGCAAGACCATATGGCGCTGTTGTTCCTCGACAGTGACCACTTCAAACAGATCAACGACAACCTCGGCCACGCGGTCGGGGACCAGGTGCTGATCAACGTCGCCGACCGCGTGCGGGCGCAACTGCGTGAGCATGACCTGGTGGCGCGCCTTGGCGGGGATGAATTCGCCGTGCTGCTGACACCGCTGCGGTCGCGCACAGATGCTGAATGTATCGCTGACAAGATCATCAGCAGCATGGCGCTGCCGATTCAGCTCGACAGCGGGGGCAGCATCACCACCTCGCTCAGCGTCGGGATTGCCTATTACCCGGAGGATGGCGACGACCCCGCCAGCCTCCTCGATGCCGCTGATGCGGCGATGTACCAGGCCAAGCGCATGCGCCGTGGCCACTGGCACGCGGCGCAGACGGAACGGTCCGCCGCTGAAATCAAGAACAGGAGCTGAACCGTGATACAGCGTTTGCATTTTCCCTTCATCGCCTTGCTGCTGGTTTTGCTGGCGCTCACGGGTTGCCAGAGCACACCCCGGAAAGGGCTGACGGCCGAACAGGTCGCTGTGCTCAAGCGCGAGGGGTTTGCCCCCACCGATGAGGGCTGGGCGTTCGATCTGTCGGGCAAGGTGCTGTTCGGCAGTGACGTGGACAGCCTCAATGGCCAGAGCCAGGCGATTGTCGAACGTATCGGCAAGGCGTTGCTGGGTGTTGGCATTCAGGGCGTGCGGGTCGACGGCCATGCCGATGCGTCAGGCAAGGCGGCGTACAACCAGCAGCTGTCAGAGCGGCGGGCGCAGAGTGTGGCCAAGGTGTTGATCGGCATCGGCATGCCGAACCAGAACATTCAGACCCGAGGCCTGGGCAGCACTCAGCCGGTAGCGGATAACCGCACCAGCCTTGGGCGTACCGAGAACCGGCGGGTATCGATTGTGGTGGCGTCTTACTGAGATCCGCGTTGCATTCATCGCCGGCAAGCCGGCTCCCACATGGATTTGCGCCGGCTTTGAGCAATTGGGCAAGACAGTTGCCTCCACAGGTAAAGCGCAGGCCTGAAGAACTGCGCGGTCGTGGTGGGAGCCGGCTTGCCGGCGATGGGCTGCAGAGCAGCCCCTTTACTGCTGAGCGAAACGCATCTCACGCGTTTGCCCCATCAACAATGGTGCATTCGCCTCGGTCACCCCACGAATGTAATCCCACAACAGGGTAATGCGCTTGAGCTTGCGCAAATCCTCCCGGCAATACATCCAGAACTGCCGCGTCACCTCGATCTGCTCAGGTAATACCGTGACCAGGCGCGCATCCTGCGCCGCCAGAAAACACGGCAAGATCGCCAACCCTCGCCCCTGCAACGCCGCCGTGTACTGTGCGATCACACTGGTACTGCGCAGGTGCGCGCTGGCGTTGGGAATCAGATTGGCCAGGTACAGCAGCTCGGAGCTGAACGCCAGGTCATCCACATAGCTGATGAACGGATGGCCAACCAGGTCGCTGACCTGGTCGATCGGCGCATGGTTGTCCAGATAATCCTGGGTCGCATACAGCCGCAGCCGGTAGTCGCACAGCTTGCAGCACACATACGGCCC harbors:
- a CDS encoding OmpA family protein, with product MIQRLHFPFIALLLVLLALTGCQSTPRKGLTAEQVAVLKREGFAPTDEGWAFDLSGKVLFGSDVDSLNGQSQAIVERIGKALLGVGIQGVRVDGHADASGKAAYNQQLSERRAQSVAKVLIGIGMPNQNIQTRGLGSTQPVADNRTSLGRTENRRVSIVVASY